In Setaria italica strain Yugu1 chromosome I, Setaria_italica_v2.0, whole genome shotgun sequence, the genomic window TCACTAAGGCACAGACGAGAGTTCAGCACAGGTTCTATCTCTCCAAACTTAGTGTTCGGGATCCACCTTGAGTTTGAGGGGGGgggtgttagatgtatatgtattCTTGTATTTTCCCCCATTGTATAAGGGGTTTTGTGCATATTTCCTAATACCTGTACATGTATACATTTGGGCCTACAGCCCCCATATTGAATACAAGTACTATTCCTAACATTAACGTATCAAACATTTCTGACAGGATTATCATGGCAATATGGAAAATGCGGTCATCCGGTCTGGAACAGAAAGGTGAGATACTTGATAAAGAATCTGAACTCAAAGAGCTCCCCTGTGAAGAAGGTTCTCTATTGGCCAATGACGATGTAAAAATGTCAGAAGTCTACTCAGCAGTTCTTTCTGTTGGCGTGAGTCTTGCTGTCTTGTGATCCTGTCAACATGCAATCTCAAAGGAATCTGCTAAAATCTCTGTAATTCTGTATTTGCAGATCAGTGCTTTTATGGAGATGTTCTCTGGAGGTCCACTGGAACATAAAGTGATGGAGAGAGCCGGTTGTGTTGACTACTCAGCGACAGAATGGGAACTGCTAAACCGTGACATATACCAAAGGCGTATCAGCTTTAGGTTTGACAAAAGCTTGTCCAGATATGGTGGGGAAGCAACGACTACTCAACAAAAATACAAGTTACCAAACCAAGATGGCTGGGTCGTTGAGGAGGTGATGACCCTCCAAGGCATCCTGCATGAAGACTACTCAAGTGTAAGATAAACAAACCTGATTTTGTCCAAACTGCTCCCATGTTTTACTTCAAATTGTCAGGTCGCAGTGTTTGCTGAAAATGCAGATCCAGTTGAAGTACCACATGACGAGCACGCCCTTGAAACCGAACACCTGCAGCCTGAAGGTGTTATTAGGGATTGCGTGGTTGAAGGGCGCTAAGCACCAGAAGAAGGCTGCAAAGAATGTCATGGCAAATTCCGCCAACAGGTTGAGGGAGATATTTGCAGAAGTTGAGAAGGAGATTGCATCGAGAAAAGGTACCCTTTCAAACACAACTGGTTCCTCCCAAGAATAAATTGCCGAATTCAGCACAGAAACTACAGATGTTCAGAGTAACATACTCTGAACGACATGCAGACTCAGTAAATTACCGTCTTTGATCCGAAACAGCAGCAACACTGACCTGTACTTTTGAAATGCAATTCCAGGCACAAGCTAGTACTGGCGTAACGCAAGCACTTACTGATCCAGGTAGATTAAAAGATGACAGCAATTATCAGCTGGACACGATCTCTGATAGTTAGTCAGCGTCTCAGTTTGTTGCAGCTATTGACCAATATAGCTGCCGACCCAGTTTTTACACAGATGGTTGGCCTATGTGAAAGGAGTGTTTGCACAGATAGCTACAGACATGTCTTTATCATACATTTTATTAATTCAGTGTTTACCATGTAGGAGTTCAAgcagaattgtatatatacagTCAAAATATATCACAAGATATTTCATTGCAGCCGATCCAGATAATTGTACACGCAGATTTCAAATTTGTATCTTCCTATGACACAGTAGCACAAAGCCAAAAGATATTGATTCATAAGGCAGCTAAACTGCCAGCATAAGGCATGGAAATATGGTGGCtcaaacagaaagaaaagaaaccacAGAGAAATTTTCAAAGAAAATAATGTAACTTATTACTTTGGAAAATAGTGCAAGCATTTCAGCTAAGAAGTTTCTGACATCCCAACTTCTGATATCGGCCCCTATTACAAAGTCAAAAAGGCAAATTCAGCTTGCCATGCAAAATGCGGGCATCAAAAACTCAATTTAGCATGCATCAACCCTCTGCCAATGCTGCTGTGACAGGTTCTTCCAGCTTCATCCTATTGAAAACATCACGAACATCAGCATGGTTTTGGATGCTATCAGGAGACTGGGAAAGCAACTGTTGGGCAACTTCATGCCTCTCTTCTTTGAACAAAGCTTGAAATAAGCGCACATAAACTATTCTTGATGGCAACCCCCTCAAAGATGTTGCATTCAGCAAACCCAGGGCATCATCCAGAGTCCCAGACTTTGAAATATGTGGGATAAAAGGATCAACGAAAGTTGGATAACCATGGCTTTTCATTAAACCTAGCACTTCAAATGCTTGTTTCAGATGCCCTTGGCGGATCAACTTGTGGATCAAATACTTGTAGGTAGTTTGCCAAGGAACTACAGCCTTCTCAGCTATCAAGTTCTTCAGAACTTGGAATGCTTCCTTTGCCCCTTTCTTCTTGTATAATCCAGAAACCAGTGCCTCAAGAGCAGAACCCACATTCTCATTGCCACATTTTTCCAGCATTTCATGGAAGCACGAGACTGCCATATCCACATTTTCACCAAGAGAATACTTctgaactaaacaagaccatATCTTTGGACCCAACTTATGCCCTGACTCTTCCACACCAGTCAAATAATTTCGTGCTTCTTCCAGATTGCCAGCATCACACATTGCAATAACAGCCTTTTCATGTTCAGCACTATCTGGTTCAAAACCACCTTCCTGCATCGCCTTCAGAACTCTGCCACTCTCCCCAAGCCTCCCTACACTCCTCAACGACTTTAGAACAGAATCAAAAGCTGAGTCTTTGACCTCATTGCCCGCATGCTGATAATACCGCAAGACCCTCGTCACCAACTTGAGATCCAAATCACCAGTCGCTACAACCTTCTTCAGCAAGAATATGAAATAATCCGTCGAGAGCTTCTCCGGCCTGCTTGACATGAATCGGAACAGGTCCACAGTATCCTCAACCATCTTCCTCTTGAGGAACCTGTCGGTGACAGTAACATACACATCTCGATCCATCTCAAGCCCCTTGCCCCTCATCTTCTGCAGGACCTCCCGGAACTCCTCGATGCAATCCTCACGGCCAAGAACCCTCGCCATCGCATTGTAAACCTTGTCCCAACTGATTCCGGCCCCAGCTGACTGCTCCACCCACCGGAAGAACACCATGGCCTGCTGCGGGAACTGCCCGACCTTCTCCACCACTAATGCCACCAGCTCGTCAGTCACCTCAACACCCGATTCACTCAGCATGGCTAGCTTTGAGGCATCATCCTTGCCCGGCGCCCGGAGAACCTTGCATACCTCGGCAGCCGCCGCGTTCCTACCGTGCGCGGCGAATGCCTCCTGCAGCAGGTCGGCGTCCCTGGCCATGTCCTTGGCCCGGAAGCTCTCGGAGGCGGCCCGGAAGGCGGGCTTGGAGATCCCGTAGCCCCTGGACCGCATGGAGGCGACGAGGGACCAGAAGCGCTCGGCGtcgccgtgcgcggcggcgagctggagcATGGAGTTGAAGGACCGCGAGTTGAGCGCGGCCTTGGCGGCGGGGTCAGAGGCGGCCCAAGAGAAGAAGCGCGAGGCCGCGGGGTAGTTTCCCGAGAGCCCCGggtcgaggaggagcgcggggACGGTGTCCGGGTGGGAGAGATCGACGCCGGCGGACTGcatcgcggcggcggggtccggGGGAGGGGTAGGATCGGAGAAGAGGGAGGCGATGGTGGAGGATGAGGagtaggaggaggagaagatacGGGCGTGGTGGTGGGGAAGGAGGGCGgtgaggcggccgccgccggaggtgagggcggcgcggagcatggtggcggcggcggcgacggcgaggaagtgaggggagaaggaaggaggggtTTGGAAATGGGTTGGGGGTTCGCCCGTTGATTAGCGTTGGGTTGGGTTGTCTGCTTGGCCCGATGGTGGTTTCTGGGCTTCTGGCTTGGCTTGGGCCGTCTCTCGCCCGGGAAGAACAAACGGAAGTGCTATATGTATCGCCAAGCTCTCGGCCCAAGAAATGAGCCCAACCGGCCTGGCCAGCCAGATGCATATATACTCTAAAAAAAGCATCATCAGCATATATTAGTACTAATGAAACCAAACCGATTCCATTTATTCGGGCTTCTCTTTGTAACGCTCGGTTGATTGAATAAAAAGCTACCCGTTGCTCTAAAAAAAAAGTACTAATGAAACCTCCGGTTTCATTTTATTGACACAAGTTTTTACTGTGGCAATTTCAATCGTACGTTTTTTCCCCAAAGAGGATTCTTATACACATGCAATCTTCATATTATATGATTTTTCATTGAAACATAATTTATTAGTAGCATATGCTTGTAAGGATTAAAAAGCTTttgtaggaaaaaaaagatggtgGTTAAAGTAGCTCTTTGGTGGTAAATAGGGATGCAAAGAGGTCTTGCCCGTCTAAATGAGGATTCTTGGGCTAGCAAACTTACATCCCTAGCAGCGGCAAGTTGATGAAAATGGAGGTTAGTGCGTTACTTTTGTACGTACAACAtactaaaagaaaaaaaaaacatcaggtCCTCCGCACCATAGGATCACTAGTAGAATATGTATTTTGACACAATCGCATCACACAGATTGTTGACACCACAGCTTTCAGTTCTTTCCATGCCACACCACTAAACAACAAGCTATGACTGTTACCTTTTCTATCCACAACTACAAAAGATTATAAGTCTGTCCTGAATCAAACTCTGTTAAATTCGATCAAATcaaaaaataaatacaaaattattttatttagtGAATCTAATGATGCTCATTTGCTATTATAAATGGCATTAATAATCTCTAACTAAACTTAAAATAGTAAACGCAATCGTTCTCATATTGGTGGACGGGAGAAGGCCACGCACCATCGTGTCAATCTGCTGTGCTCCATGCCCTCCGATAGCTCGGGTGGCCCCCACGTACTCCAAGATTAGCATCAACGCCCGCCACAAACTATGGCTGTCACGTCGCCGCCATCTAGCTTGTCCTTGTTATAATTACGCGCCGGCACCAATCGCTGCATCTAGATTCTCTCTATATAAAtgctgctgcttttttttttaagatttgACCTCATGCAAAACCACAGATCTCTCTACCGTACTCCTCTCGAGTCCTACGGATTGCAGCCAGCTCAACAAATTTTGTCATGTTCACCGTTCACGCTCTCCAAACAACTTGATGATGATtcctaaacaaaaaaaaaacttgatgaTCTAGATTGGGAACCGATCGAACAGTGGGCGGGGCTATGGCTTGCAATACGACAGCTACCTTTTGTCTGCAACCAATTTGACACCAGCGATAACAACCGTTAGCTCACTTAAAAGTCCAAAATCATATCCCATGCGGCGAGATTGCACCTCACATTGGAATAAAACATCTATAAAAAAATCCCATCCCATCCATCACGAACAGGCCAAGGCTGTCAGGCTTTTTCTTGACTAAGATAACAATTCTGTTGGTAGTACAAATCGTGAAATTTGAAAGTGTTTAATGTCCCTCCTGTTTGGTTTAATTTTGTATAAACTTGAGTATATATGCTTATTTGCATCATTTTCAATCCAACTTAGCTTACGCGATATTTCTTCATAATCCGATCATTTTAAAGGTCCTATGTTGATTATATTACATTACTTGATATATCACAATAGGTGAAAGAGTAACACATATGAGATTAAACATACAAAACTTAGTCTCCGGTGCACAATGCCTAAATTTATATGATGACAAAGTTAAACTTAATCTTGATGGGATCTGGATAGTTTTGGCAACCTTGATTATACCTCTTCCTGTCATAACTACTCAACAAAGTTTAACATACGAGTATACGACCTCACCATTGCAAGTGACACACTAGCCGTGCCAATTTTCTAGCTCATCATACACGCACACGCTGTTTGCACAATGCAAAATTCTTGTAAAATCTTACACAGAAAATAATGCTCCTTTGGAATCAAGAACTCGTCGCTCTCATCTTTTGTCTTCAACCAATTGTCACCAATGATACCACCCACCCACTTGCTCATCAAAATCCAACCCAATAGGAGAAATATCACAGCTCTCGGCGGCGGAAAAATATCCTATAAAAATTGCAATGCATCATATCATGGCAATCGTTGTCCTTTTGtgctttaattttttaataatcCGTACAAAGAAATGATATAGTAGCAAGTGATCTCAAAAATAAGTTTGGTATCATTTTGTTCTAAAATACCAAATCCTCTTTGTAAAATCATGAATTATGGCCTCAACCCCAAACACAAGACCCTCCGAAATGTGCGTCCAAAATGATTAATAAAAATAGAGAGATACTTTAGATATCTCTTGGAATACTGTGGCGGCCATCGAAGCCAACACATAAAAATAGGGACTTGCATGCACCAATTCCATCTCTGTAAGGAAAAACATCGCGTTGTTGTTTCCAAGCGTCGCGTGCAATGGCACGGGTTCGATGTATAAGTAAGAGGACGTGGAGTCCAACATGGATGAGCGACAGCTAGAGTCATTGACGTCATGGAGGTTGAGCAAGAGGGGGAGTTGGTCGAAGGGATGTACGGAGACGTGGGGATGCAACaaggtgttcctttttttatttaccaTGTGGGCTCCATATGGTGATGTAGGTCGTTGTAATCTACATAGCGCGATGCCGATTTTGTAGCATTTTTCCCATTGTGAAAGACCGTACCCTTTTTTGTAAAATATAGTACACACAGATGCTCACGTACATGCATACTAACCTCAATGAGTATATCAAGAGATTGAGCCGACATTTCTTGAGATTGATGAAATCACCACGTAAGCCTCGCTCTCGATGGGTACGTCACCTATTACTGAAAGAATAATGTGAGCACTCGTGTGGAGTCCTCCACTCATTTCGCACGGAGGCCTTACTTTTCTAGAGCATAAGACCTTGTTGCGGCTTTAAGGCTAACCCCACCGATAAATATAAATTTCCATCCAAACCATAAAATCTAAGAAAACTTGCCAAAAACGACCTAAACAGATTGCATCTGATATATAAATCCCATATACTTTTTTGTGTTTTAAGATGACCCTCACAAAGATCCATTATATAAATGCTTTCAAAAATACTTGAGAATAATTTTGTTCAAACCTTGTTGACCTCACCATCACTCTCGCCGGAGGCTAGTGACGTTAGGCGGgaatattttcttcctttcttcttagCAATTTCTACGGATTGTAGTGGTTAGATGGTTACGGTAATGACCGTGATTCTGTTACTCTTTCCCAGCACTATAGTACTTGCAATCCATCACTGACTAGCAATGAGTTGCCGAAACGTATAACGGTTCCGTTTTGTTGCTTCGCAAGTTCGCAAGCATGGTACAGCACCAGAATTCAAACAAAATGGGCAACCACAGGTTTCCAGAGAAACCAGAGGCtttagttttgttttgtttcaccCGCCACGGCGCCACGTGGAAGTAAACCATGCCATACTTGAGTAATCAGAAGCCTCCCATCATCGCCGCGGTTCAAAATGGCCTCACCTCACCGTGTCAAACCGCAACTCAAAGCCAAGCTCACCGCTCATCGGCCGGTGCAGAGGATCCGTTAAGATGGGACCAAGATTAACCATTAATCAACTGTACGGAGCTGTTTCTCAAACAGTCAAACTAACTAATCCTATGTagttttatcaaaaaaaaaaactaatcttATGTAGTCTACTTTAAGGTTTCCTCTCGCTGTCGCTGGGCCCAGACGCCGCGTGGCGACGCAGGCCCACGTCGCCCACCACCTCGCTTACATAGTTTAATGCGCTCGCGGAGCTCGCGCCACGGCCCCCTCTCTGACCAAGAAGTCACAGCGCGCAGCTCACTGCTCCAGCAATCCCCTACCCCACACACACCACGAACtcgagcagctgcagctcagcTCAGCCAAGCTCCCAACCCATGGCCCGCGGCGAGGCAGGAGGCGACGCCGGCAAGGGCGAGGAGCCGGCCCGCAGCGAGATCCCCGACGAGATCACGGACGAGATCCTGCTCCGCCTGCCCTCCCGCTCCGCgctggcgcgcgccgccgccgccagcggcgaCTTCCGCGCGCTCGTCTCCTCCCCGcgcttcctccgccgccaccgcgcgctGCACCGGGACCCCGGCGCGCTCCTCGGGGTCTTCACCTTCTCCCtcagcagcgacggcggcgacggcacggGCTTCCACCCCGCGGAGCCGCcgcacccggcggcggccgccgcccgcgccgtcgccggcgccgcggactTCTCCTTCGGGTTCCTCCCGGCGGATCCCTCCGCCGCGGACGGAGCcggagccgaagccgaagccgaggGGTGGATAGTCCGGGACTACCGCGACGGCCGCTTCCTCCTCGACCGCGTGGCGTCGGGGACCGAGAGG contains:
- the LOC101765459 gene encoding pentatricopeptide repeat-containing protein At3g02490, mitochondrial, which encodes MQSAGVDLSHPDTVPALLLDPGLSGNYPAASRFFSWAASDPAAKAALNSRSFNSMLQLAAAHGDAERFWSLVASMRSRGYGISKPAFRAASESFRAKDMARDADLLQEAFAAHGRNAAAAEVCKVLRAPGKDDASKLAMLSESGVEVTDELVALVVEKVGQFPQQAMVFFRWVEQSAGAGISWDKVYNAMARVLGREDCIEEFREVLQKMRGKGLEMDRDVYVTVTDRFLKRKMVEDTVDLFRFMSSRPEKLSTDYFIFLLKKVVATGDLDLKLVTRVLRYYQHAGNEVKDSAFDSVLKSLRSVGRLGESGRVLKAMQEGGFEPDSAEHEKAVIAMCDAGNLEEARNYLTGVEESGHKLGPKIWSCLVQKYSLGENVDMAVSCFHEMLEKCGNENVGSALEALVSGLYKKKGAKEAFQVLKNLIAEKAVVPWQTTYKYLIHKLIRQGHLKQAFEVLGLMKSHGYPTFVDPFIPHISKSGTLDDALGLLNATSLRGLPSRIVYVRLFQALFKEERHEVAQQLLSQSPDSIQNHADVRDVFNRMKLEEPVTAALAEG